The Tubulanus polymorphus chromosome 6, tnTubPoly1.2, whole genome shotgun sequence genome includes a region encoding these proteins:
- the LOC141907667 gene encoding uncharacterized protein LOC141907667 has translation MERESVALNVTTKQSAPTGTPRPAEIRPQFVSLSTIKETTLAHVIFYEISCESRNGNFIGFHFKLYEKNSGELIRENVTTKNDYYIEHLEPFTTYSLSYTWTNEAGESPQSDATEFKTDETTLLEVQMKINPVDRNEHNLDFTVDFTFEKIRGEVLNYALQCGETTGDGVKPKRPSRSYWSIDKDPKNLPFKVYNLKAATWYGCRGSALSKKGWGPSTSYVYVLTKDRISSGATRGQWESSK, from the exons atggAACGAGAATCAGTTGCATTAAATGTTACTACAAAACAGTCAG CTCCGACTGGTACCCCTAGACCAGCCGAGATACGACCACAATTCGTGAGCTTATCGACAATCAAGGAGACAACTTTGGCACATGTCATTTTTTACGAAATATCGTGCGAATCGAGAAATGGAAACTTCATCGGTTTCCACTTCAAACTATACGAAAAAAACTCCGGTGAATTAATACGGGAAAATGTCACGAcgaaaaatgattattatattgaacaTTTGGAGCCGTTTACGACCTATTCGCTAAGCTACACCTGGACGAACGAAGCCGGTGAAAGTCCGCAATCCGATGCCACCGAATTCAAAACAGACGAAACTA CATTATTGGAAGTACAGATGAAAATAAACCCTGTTGATCGTAATGAACACAATTTGGACTTCACCGTCGATTTTACGTTCGAGAAAATCCGCGGAGAAGTTCTAAACTATGCCTTACAGTGCGGAGAGACGACCGGTGATGGCGTCAAACCGAAAAGACCCAGTCGTTCGTATTGGAGTATCGATAAAGATCCGAAGAATCTACCTTTCAAAGTTTACAATTTGAAGGCCGCGACGTGGTACGGATGTAGG GGAAGTGCTTTGAGTAAGAAAGGATGGGGACCGTCAACGTCTTACGTCTACGTCTTGACAAAAGATCGAATTTCATCCGGAGCCACGCGTGGACAATGGGAGAGCAGCAAATAG